From one Paenibacillus sp. FSL K6-1330 genomic stretch:
- a CDS encoding sensor histidine kinase yields MMMAYIRERLSWILFFLFLQLLFLFIAAVDSQIPFLPILYIVFLSTLFFLVFLFVRYNRETKFYKSLQAWDDTYDLAAISEPEHPFEAIAMDILSLQTERFKKESSMRLMEMQGERDELLSWIHEVKTPLTTMQLMIERMENETLKAQLQYEWLRIHLLLDQQLHQKRIPFIQNDLLIEVSVLEPIIFQEIRALKSWCMQKGIGFDVSLEVTEVLSDAKWLGFIIRQLLTNAVKYSSASDIIVESELTDDHVRLTIRDSGRGIDPKDMPRIFDKGFTSTTSHQDSAATGMGLYLTQKVADALLIRIQVESKPGIGTTFTLIFPKRNDFVSMTGM; encoded by the coding sequence ATGATGATGGCCTATATCCGGGAACGACTAAGCTGGATTCTGTTCTTCCTGTTTCTGCAGCTGCTGTTTCTGTTCATAGCCGCCGTGGACTCCCAGATCCCGTTCTTGCCCATCCTTTATATCGTGTTTCTGTCGACGCTGTTCTTCCTGGTGTTTCTGTTTGTGAGGTACAATCGGGAAACCAAGTTCTACAAAAGCCTCCAGGCGTGGGATGACACCTACGATTTAGCCGCCATCAGCGAGCCGGAGCACCCCTTTGAAGCGATTGCCATGGACATCCTCTCCCTCCAGACCGAGCGCTTCAAGAAGGAATCCTCCATGCGTCTAATGGAGATGCAAGGGGAAAGGGACGAGCTGTTATCCTGGATTCACGAAGTGAAAACGCCGCTCACCACCATGCAGCTGATGATCGAGCGCATGGAAAATGAGACGTTAAAAGCTCAGCTCCAGTATGAGTGGCTCCGCATCCACCTGCTACTTGACCAGCAGCTGCACCAGAAGCGCATCCCCTTTATCCAGAATGATCTGCTGATCGAGGTATCCGTGCTTGAGCCGATCATCTTCCAAGAAATACGTGCGCTCAAGTCCTGGTGCATGCAGAAAGGCATCGGATTTGACGTTTCCCTTGAGGTAACGGAAGTGCTCAGTGATGCGAAATGGCTGGGCTTTATTATCCGCCAGCTGTTAACCAACGCGGTCAAATACAGCAGCGCTTCGGACATTATCGTCGAGAGCGAGCTCACGGATGATCATGTCAGACTCACCATCCGGGATTCCGGACGCGGCATTGATCCGAAGGACATGCCCCGGATTTTCGACAAAGGCTTCACCTCAACCACCTCGCATCAGGACAGTGCCGCAACAGGCATGGGGCTCTATCTGACTCAAAAAGTAGCCGATGCCCTGTTGATCCGCATTCAGGTGGAATCGAAGCCGGGCATCGGCACCACCTTCACCTTAATCTTTCCGAAACGGAATGATTTTGTGAGCATGACCGGCATGTGA
- a CDS encoding DMT family transporter, whose product MNTPNTSRAYAAALGYTVIIGFSFMFVKLALIVANPLDTLAHRFTISFIVASLALLMARRKVKLDLKRLLTIVPLAIFYPFLFFTLQTFGLVYTSSAEAGIIHATVPIFTLLLASLFLKERSSWAQKLFTVLSVSGIISIFVLKGVSFETSSTLGIVLILLSALSNAIYSVMARKLTQKQSVLDITFIMSMIGFVLFNLMSAAQHAAQGTLVHYFDPFLHPSFVWAVLYLGVLSSLGTSLLSNYALSQMEASRMGIFNNLATVVTIFGGVAFLNEELAYYHVIGAALVIIGVIGTSIAGRSASSKRKPRRRNESKHA is encoded by the coding sequence ATGAATACACCGAATACAAGCCGTGCCTATGCCGCTGCGTTAGGATATACGGTCATCATTGGTTTTTCGTTTATGTTTGTGAAGCTGGCGCTGATCGTTGCTAACCCGCTGGATACGTTGGCACACCGGTTCACCATTTCGTTCATTGTCGCATCGCTTGCGCTCCTCATGGCCCGTAGAAAGGTCAAGCTGGATCTGAAACGGCTGCTGACCATCGTGCCGCTGGCCATATTCTATCCATTCCTGTTCTTTACGCTGCAAACCTTCGGTTTGGTCTACACCTCTTCGGCCGAGGCCGGGATCATACACGCTACCGTACCGATCTTTACGTTGCTCTTGGCGTCACTGTTTTTGAAGGAACGCTCCAGCTGGGCACAAAAGCTATTTACCGTGTTGTCAGTGTCAGGGATTATCTCTATATTCGTGCTGAAGGGCGTTTCCTTCGAGACATCAAGTACGCTCGGGATTGTATTAATTCTGCTGTCGGCGCTTTCCAACGCGATATACAGCGTGATGGCACGCAAATTGACGCAGAAGCAGTCGGTACTGGATATAACGTTCATCATGTCGATGATCGGATTCGTGCTGTTTAACCTGATGTCGGCCGCTCAACATGCTGCGCAGGGGACGCTCGTACATTATTTTGACCCGTTTCTGCATCCGTCCTTCGTATGGGCCGTTCTGTATCTTGGCGTTTTGTCCTCCCTTGGAACATCGCTACTGTCAAATTATGCATTATCCCAGATGGAGGCATCCCGAATGGGCATCTTTAACAATCTGGCCACTGTGGTCACGATCTTTGGAGGTGTCGCCTTCTTGAATGAAGAGCTGGCTTATTATCATGTTATCGGGGCAGCGCTCGTCATTATCGGCGTGATCGGGACCAGCATTGCAGGGAGGTCTGCGAGTTCTAAGAGGAAACCGCGTAGGCGGAACGAATCCAAACATGCTTAA
- a CDS encoding DUF4440 domain-containing protein produces MKPFTPASRVWKPEDMNAAFADAYNSGDIDQVLALYEPNSIHVHRNGSLEIGIHSFHHTLEELLLLQGKMVSTNLYCIPFENIAMLRAHFTLRTSDRDGQPLLLQGYTSEIVRQQPDGSWLYIVDHPFGSDEVE; encoded by the coding sequence ATGAAACCATTTACTCCCGCAAGCCGAGTTTGGAAGCCCGAGGATATGAATGCTGCATTTGCTGACGCGTATAACTCAGGGGATATCGATCAGGTGCTGGCATTGTATGAACCGAACAGTATTCATGTCCACCGCAATGGAAGCTTGGAGATCGGAATTCATTCTTTCCACCATACGCTGGAGGAACTGCTGCTGCTTCAAGGCAAGATGGTCTCCACCAATCTATACTGCATTCCATTTGAAAATATTGCTATGCTGCGTGCCCATTTTACCTTGCGTACCTCGGACCGGGATGGCCAACCTCTTCTGCTTCAAGGTTATACCTCCGAAATCGTGAGACAGCAACCTGACGGAAGCTGGCTGTACATCGTGGACCATCCGTTTGGTTCGGATGAAGTGGAATGA
- a CDS encoding ABC transporter ATP-binding protein codes for MAILEANQIHKSYGNKFNKQEVLKGIDIRVDKGEFVSIMGASGSGKTTLLNVLSSIDKVSLGSIKIEGKEFTGLKEKELAEFRKHHLGFIFQEYNLLDTLTVKENVLLPLSIKKVSKKEADQKFQTIATELGIYELKDKYPNQISGGQKQRTSAARAFIHDPSIIFADEPTGALDSKSASDLLNKLSELNQKIDSTIIMVTHDPVAASYCTRVVFIKDGQIYTQLNKGEQSQQAFFNDIIKTQGVLGGVQNEH; via the coding sequence TTGGCAATTCTTGAAGCTAACCAAATTCATAAAAGCTACGGCAACAAATTCAATAAACAGGAAGTGCTGAAGGGCATCGATATCCGCGTGGATAAAGGCGAGTTCGTCAGCATCATGGGCGCATCGGGCTCAGGAAAAACCACGCTGCTGAACGTGCTCTCCTCGATCGATAAAGTAAGCCTCGGCAGCATAAAAATCGAGGGCAAAGAGTTTACGGGTCTCAAGGAGAAGGAGCTGGCGGAGTTCCGGAAGCACCATCTGGGATTTATTTTTCAGGAGTACAATCTGCTGGATACCTTGACCGTCAAAGAAAACGTGCTGCTGCCGCTCTCCATCAAGAAGGTATCCAAAAAGGAAGCCGATCAGAAGTTCCAAACAATCGCGACCGAGCTTGGCATCTACGAACTCAAGGATAAATATCCGAACCAAATCTCCGGAGGACAGAAGCAGCGAACCTCTGCCGCCCGGGCGTTCATCCATGATCCGAGCATTATTTTTGCCGATGAGCCGACAGGGGCGCTGGACTCGAAGTCCGCTTCCGATCTGTTGAACAAGCTAAGCGAATTAAATCAGAAGATCGACTCCACGATCATCATGGTTACCCATGATCCCGTGGCCGCCAGCTATTGCACCCGGGTGGTCTTCATTAAGGACGGACAGATCTACACCCAGCTGAATAAAGGCGAGCAATCCCAGCAGGCCTTCTTCAATGACATCATTAAGACTCAGGGCGTGCTAGGCGGTGTTCAGAATGAACATTAA
- a CDS encoding response regulator transcription factor, protein MFKIMLIEDDVTLFHEVQERLSQWSYDVYGIRDFSAVLQEFTAVQPDLVIIDIQLPKFDGFHWCRMIRSHSNVPIIFLSSRDHPTDMVMSMQLGADDFIQKPFHFDVLIAKIQATLRRVYNYNTERTELRTWRGATVEFGKNTISCPQGTAELTKNEMFILKILMERKNQIVSREDLIKSLWDNEHFVSDNTLTVNVNRLRKKLEPLGLDPYIETKVGQGYIATEEAHA, encoded by the coding sequence TTGTTTAAAATTATGTTAATCGAAGACGACGTGACCCTATTCCATGAAGTGCAGGAGCGCCTTTCGCAATGGTCGTATGATGTTTATGGCATCCGCGATTTCAGCGCCGTACTTCAGGAATTTACAGCGGTTCAGCCCGATCTGGTCATTATCGACATCCAGCTGCCGAAGTTTGACGGGTTCCATTGGTGCCGAATGATTCGCTCCCACTCGAACGTGCCGATTATCTTCTTGTCTTCCCGCGATCATCCGACCGATATGGTAATGTCCATGCAGCTTGGAGCCGACGATTTCATTCAGAAGCCGTTCCACTTTGATGTCCTGATTGCCAAGATCCAGGCCACCCTGCGCCGGGTATACAATTACAACACCGAACGGACAGAGCTGAGAACATGGCGTGGAGCCACCGTCGAATTCGGTAAAAATACGATTAGCTGCCCTCAGGGGACCGCTGAACTGACTAAGAATGAAATGTTCATTCTGAAAATCCTTATGGAGCGAAAGAATCAAATCGTCAGCCGGGAAGATCTAATCAAGAGCTTATGGGACAACGAGCATTTTGTCAGCGATAATACCTTAACCGTCAACGTCAATCGGCTGCGCAAGAAGCTGGAGCCCCTCGGTCTTGATCCTTACATCGAAACGAAGGTGGGACAAGGTTATATCGCCACGGAAGAGGCCCATGCATGA
- a CDS encoding copper amine oxidase N-terminal domain-containing protein, with protein sequence MYKKFKWLTVLVAAVLVVMTGCQAVGGLDINKALLTSLDVKSSESKASIRFEVVPSDKALSTEDKQAIDLINSLSFNMDHAIVQDSKTVSIQGSVQYSDKKIPLHISMDSKGMAIQLEGAKQPFYLSMDTTVPGLPDTSQYEQAIQDVVKKAAGLVLKHFPNPSTIAVKSAQEKVNGESLNLTHLHMELTGEEILNMFKPFAESLLKDEAGLKQLIGDAYDAIYPMMTSIGETYGEDVELLPQESKEEAVASLYEMVHGGLSELMVNYDEQKKQLLEEVPGSETVFGKDTTLKLDYFFDEQLNTRKSALELNIALPASEELPLKSFKVYSESEVWNIGGAVKANQVDTTKGVLDVLNGTVTPGQVLRNFEKDSIIYNVLKDDLKITQKMMFLSPSSDDYGYGVIKKNNQSFVPLRYLTDQLDAEVKWTKGSKKIKVINDLTGEEIVLTVGSKTASVGGENVTLQEAPFVHSNGSTYVPLRFMAEALGATLHQEGDGWISIKRD encoded by the coding sequence ATGTATAAGAAGTTCAAATGGTTGACTGTACTCGTTGCAGCTGTGCTGGTCGTTATGACAGGATGTCAGGCTGTCGGGGGACTGGATATCAACAAGGCGTTGCTTACCAGTCTCGATGTTAAATCCAGCGAATCCAAGGCAAGTATTCGATTCGAGGTGGTGCCATCAGACAAGGCCCTATCGACTGAAGATAAACAAGCGATTGATCTCATTAATTCGTTATCCTTCAATATGGACCATGCCATCGTGCAGGATAGCAAAACGGTGTCCATTCAGGGCAGTGTCCAATATTCGGACAAGAAAATTCCGCTTCATATATCCATGGATTCCAAAGGAATGGCGATTCAATTGGAAGGCGCCAAGCAGCCGTTCTATCTATCGATGGATACAACCGTTCCCGGATTGCCTGATACCAGTCAGTATGAGCAGGCGATTCAAGATGTCGTGAAGAAGGCGGCAGGGCTTGTGCTGAAGCATTTCCCGAATCCATCGACAATAGCGGTGAAGTCCGCTCAGGAGAAGGTGAACGGGGAAAGCTTGAACCTGACGCATCTCCATATGGAGTTGACGGGTGAGGAAATTCTGAATATGTTCAAACCATTCGCAGAGAGTTTGCTTAAGGACGAAGCCGGTTTGAAGCAGTTGATAGGCGATGCTTACGATGCTATTTATCCGATGATGACCAGCATTGGTGAGACCTACGGCGAAGATGTGGAGCTTCTGCCGCAAGAGTCCAAGGAAGAAGCCGTCGCTTCGCTTTACGAAATGGTTCATGGCGGTTTGAGCGAGCTGATGGTAAATTACGATGAACAGAAGAAACAGTTATTAGAGGAGGTTCCTGGATCCGAAACGGTCTTCGGCAAGGATACAACACTCAAGCTGGATTATTTCTTCGATGAGCAGCTGAATACACGCAAGAGTGCGTTGGAACTAAACATCGCACTTCCGGCTTCTGAGGAACTGCCGCTGAAGTCCTTTAAGGTTTATTCCGAGAGTGAAGTATGGAACATCGGTGGCGCGGTCAAAGCCAATCAGGTAGACACGACCAAAGGCGTTCTCGACGTCCTGAACGGGACCGTGACGCCAGGCCAAGTGCTGCGGAACTTCGAGAAGGATTCCATCATCTATAACGTGTTGAAGGATGACCTGAAGATTACGCAAAAAATGATGTTCCTCAGCCCCTCGAGCGATGATTATGGATATGGTGTCATCAAGAAAAACAACCAAAGCTTCGTTCCGCTTCGTTACCTGACAGACCAGTTGGATGCTGAAGTGAAGTGGACCAAAGGCTCGAAGAAAATTAAAGTCATCAATGATCTGACAGGGGAAGAAATCGTATTGACCGTAGGCTCCAAAACAGCCAGCGTCGGCGGTGAAAACGTGACGCTGCAGGAAGCTCCATTCGTGCATAGCAATGGTTCAACCTATGTTCCGCTTCGGTTTATGGCCGAAGCGCTCGGCGCAACGTTACATCAGGAGGGCGACGGTTGGATTTCGATTAAACGTGATTAA
- a CDS encoding helix-turn-helix domain-containing protein: MPYQDEKYGCPAEVGLHMISGKWKPRVLYELFQETLRFGELHRRIPEVSRHVLTVQLRELEESGIVKRTVYQEVPPKVEYSVTEFGRKFEALLEQMVILGQLYIDSQEVPNE; encoded by the coding sequence ATGCCATATCAGGATGAGAAATATGGGTGCCCGGCTGAAGTGGGCTTGCACATGATTAGTGGGAAGTGGAAGCCCCGAGTCCTGTATGAGCTGTTTCAGGAAACCCTGCGTTTTGGTGAGCTGCATCGGAGAATACCTGAAGTATCAAGGCATGTGCTTACCGTGCAATTGCGGGAGTTAGAGGAGAGCGGAATCGTGAAACGGACGGTGTATCAAGAGGTGCCTCCCAAGGTGGAGTACTCGGTAACGGAATTTGGCCGGAAATTTGAAGCGTTGCTTGAGCAGATGGTTATTTTGGGTCAATTGTATATCGATTCTCAAGAGGTCCCTAACGAATAG
- the def gene encoding peptide deformylase, with product MTVKAIVPFGDPILRKIARPVDTVNARALKILDDMAETLYDSEGRAGLAAPQIGILRRLIVMDCGEGLIELINPEIVERDGEQMGPEACLSYPGYYGYVKRANKVKVKTLNRQGETVILDGEDYLARCMQHEIDHLNGILFVDHVRDGWLYHEETHQRIELFPVIGLSNTGA from the coding sequence ATGACGGTTAAAGCTATTGTGCCATTCGGTGATCCGATCTTGCGAAAGATCGCCCGGCCAGTTGATACCGTAAATGCCAGAGCATTGAAGATTCTGGATGATATGGCAGAGACGCTGTATGACAGCGAAGGGCGCGCTGGTCTTGCCGCACCACAAATCGGTATATTACGAAGACTTATTGTCATGGACTGCGGAGAAGGATTGATCGAGCTGATTAATCCAGAAATCGTAGAGAGGGACGGGGAACAGATGGGCCCTGAAGCGTGTCTCTCTTATCCAGGGTATTACGGATATGTGAAGAGAGCCAATAAAGTTAAGGTAAAGACATTGAATCGCCAAGGCGAGACGGTAATTCTGGATGGCGAAGATTATCTGGCCAGATGTATGCAGCATGAGATTGACCACCTGAACGGCATATTGTTTGTGGACCATGTTCGGGATGGATGGTTGTATCACGAGGAGACCCATCAACGCATCGAGCTATTTCCTGTCATTGGGTTATCCAATACAGGCGCATAA
- a CDS encoding ring-cleaving dioxygenase, with translation MNGLKGIHHVTAITSSAEKNYEFFTYVLGMRLVKKTVNQDDIQTYHLFFADDKGSAGTDMTFFDFPGIPQGRHGTDEIYKTSFRVPNDAALEYWVKRFNRMDVKHQGIQELFGKKTLAFVDFDDQQYQLISDENNEGVASGTPWQKGPIPLEHAITGLGPVFVRVSNFDNFKEMMEKVLQFKEIDKEGSLHLFEVGEGGNGAQVVVEYNAVLPRAQQGFGTVHHAAFRVEDRSVLEHWIKRLDDFQFHTSGFVDRYFFQSLYARVAPQILFEFATDGPGFMGDEPYETLGEKLSLPPFLEPKREQIEGMVRPIDTVRSTKEFVKE, from the coding sequence ATGAACGGATTAAAAGGAATTCACCATGTAACAGCCATTACGAGCAGTGCCGAGAAGAACTACGAGTTCTTCACCTATGTGCTCGGCATGCGGCTCGTGAAGAAGACGGTTAATCAGGACGATATTCAGACATACCACCTGTTCTTTGCAGATGACAAGGGCAGTGCCGGCACAGATATGACCTTCTTCGATTTTCCGGGGATCCCGCAGGGCAGACATGGTACAGACGAGATTTACAAAACCTCGTTCCGTGTCCCTAACGATGCAGCGCTCGAATATTGGGTCAAGCGATTTAACCGAATGGATGTGAAGCATCAAGGCATTCAAGAGTTGTTTGGCAAAAAGACACTCGCCTTTGTTGATTTTGACGATCAGCAGTATCAGCTCATCTCCGATGAGAACAACGAGGGTGTGGCTTCAGGAACTCCTTGGCAGAAGGGACCAATTCCGCTGGAGCATGCGATTACAGGACTCGGCCCGGTGTTTGTACGGGTATCCAACTTCGATAATTTCAAGGAAATGATGGAGAAAGTGCTCCAATTCAAGGAAATCGACAAGGAAGGTTCACTTCATCTGTTTGAGGTTGGTGAAGGCGGTAATGGCGCACAGGTGGTTGTTGAGTACAACGCCGTGCTTCCAAGAGCTCAGCAAGGCTTCGGCACCGTACACCACGCGGCCTTCCGGGTCGAGGACCGCTCAGTGCTGGAACATTGGATCAAGCGTCTGGACGACTTCCAGTTCCATACATCGGGCTTTGTAGACCGCTATTTCTTCCAGTCCCTGTATGCGCGTGTTGCACCGCAAATTCTGTTTGAGTTCGCAACCGACGGTCCAGGCTTCATGGGCGATGAGCCATATGAAACGCTGGGCGAGAAGTTGTCCCTGCCTCCATTCCTGGAGCCAAAGCGCGAGCAGATCGAGGGTATGGTTCGTCCAATCGATACGGTGCGCAGCACGAAGGAATTCGTAAAGGAATAA
- a CDS encoding BCCT family transporter, with amino-acid sequence MKGSLFKNIVFTVSAVIIAILAILGAAMPGAFGEVAGYLYRFTTNTFGWFYLLSIFVIIIFLIWVATSKYGTIRLGGDKEKPEYPFFTWIGMLFSAGFGVGLVFWGVAEPMSHFFKTPFGGVEAQGVDAARVAMGYSFFHWGVSQWSVFALVGLVIAFLQYRKQKDGLVSTALEPVTGSKRGVKNTIDILAVIATVMGIATSIGLGVLQMSGGLNTIMGVNNGVGLQLMMLGLIFVAYMISSTTGLDKGIKYLSNLNLALALIFLLFVFVSGPTVFILETFTLALGDYITNFVSYSLRLQPYAEGTWVREWTIFYWAWAIAWSPYVGAFVARVSKGRTIREFIVGVMVVPPVIACLWIAVFGGTAIWFDLHESTGIAAAVNADVTSALFQLFNQLPLSMVMNVLAILLILTFLVTSADSATYILASMTTYGSLNPPQMAKIVWGTLMAAIAGVLLYAGGLEALQTASLIAALPFTVLLLLLIIAVVKLLRREPIPIRKADLKRFRRLEEAANRGKK; translated from the coding sequence ATGAAAGGGAGTTTATTCAAGAACATCGTGTTTACGGTTTCGGCCGTCATCATTGCTATTCTTGCTATTCTCGGGGCTGCCATGCCTGGAGCTTTCGGGGAAGTGGCAGGGTATTTGTACAGATTTACGACGAATACGTTCGGCTGGTTCTATCTGCTCTCGATCTTTGTAATTATTATATTTCTGATCTGGGTGGCAACCAGTAAATACGGCACGATTCGTCTTGGTGGAGATAAGGAGAAGCCCGAGTATCCGTTCTTCACCTGGATCGGAATGCTGTTCTCTGCGGGATTTGGTGTAGGGCTGGTGTTTTGGGGTGTGGCTGAACCCATGAGCCATTTTTTTAAGACACCCTTCGGCGGTGTTGAAGCACAAGGTGTAGACGCGGCACGTGTGGCTATGGGCTATTCTTTTTTTCATTGGGGGGTTAGCCAATGGTCCGTGTTTGCTCTTGTCGGACTTGTGATCGCGTTTCTTCAGTACCGTAAGCAGAAGGATGGGCTGGTATCTACAGCGCTGGAGCCTGTCACCGGCTCAAAGCGTGGTGTGAAGAATACGATTGATATCCTCGCGGTGATTGCAACGGTCATGGGCATCGCGACTTCCATTGGACTTGGCGTTCTGCAGATGAGCGGTGGTTTGAACACGATTATGGGAGTGAACAATGGTGTCGGGTTGCAGCTAATGATGTTGGGGCTTATTTTTGTCGCTTATATGATCTCGTCCACAACGGGATTGGATAAAGGGATTAAATACCTAAGCAACCTGAACCTCGCGTTGGCGCTCATTTTTTTATTGTTTGTGTTTGTTAGTGGTCCCACGGTGTTCATCTTGGAGACCTTTACCTTGGCGCTGGGAGATTATATTACGAATTTCGTATCGTACAGCCTGCGGCTTCAACCCTACGCAGAGGGCACGTGGGTACGGGAATGGACGATCTTTTACTGGGCTTGGGCGATTGCTTGGTCCCCGTATGTCGGAGCTTTCGTGGCTAGGGTGTCCAAGGGAAGAACGATTCGTGAATTCATTGTGGGTGTGATGGTCGTGCCGCCGGTCATTGCCTGTCTGTGGATCGCGGTATTCGGCGGGACGGCGATCTGGTTTGATCTGCACGAGAGCACCGGGATTGCCGCAGCCGTTAATGCGGATGTGACATCGGCCCTGTTTCAGCTCTTTAACCAATTGCCTCTCTCCATGGTCATGAATGTGCTGGCGATTTTACTCATTCTGACGTTCCTGGTGACATCAGCCGACTCAGCAACCTATATATTGGCCAGTATGACCACCTACGGCAGCCTGAACCCTCCTCAAATGGCAAAAATCGTGTGGGGCACGCTCATGGCAGCCATTGCCGGCGTCCTGCTGTATGCGGGCGGACTGGAAGCCTTGCAGACGGCTTCATTGATTGCGGCATTGCCGTTCACGGTGCTGCTGTTGTTGTTGATCATTGCCGTGGTGAAGCTGCTGCGCCGCGAGCCGATTCCAATTCGGAAGGCTGATCTGAAACGGTTCCGCCGTCTGGAGGAGGCGGCCAACCGGGGGAAGAAGTAA
- a CDS encoding helix-turn-helix transcriptional regulator, whose amino-acid sequence MLEWMLRNVMAERGIWSGAALARLMKEKANYSLSAASISALLTNQPRQMKAETLDALCTTLECTPGDLWVHKPPSRTKGA is encoded by the coding sequence TTGCTCGAATGGATGCTACGTAATGTGATGGCGGAGAGAGGGATATGGTCGGGAGCGGCTTTGGCGCGGCTGATGAAAGAGAAGGCGAATTACAGCCTGTCAGCTGCTTCCATTAGTGCCTTGCTGACGAACCAGCCCAGGCAGATGAAGGCAGAGACGTTAGATGCCCTTTGCACAACCTTAGAGTGTACTCCAGGTGACTTATGGGTGCATAAACCTCCTTCTAGAACTAAGGGGGCTTAA